The Oryza glaberrima chromosome 5, OglaRS2, whole genome shotgun sequence DNA segment aaaatatttgatttgatattatgctaaaaatatttatattttagcatTGAGAGAGTACTTAGCTAGCGCCTGCTTGGTAAGGGCGGACCAGACCAGGGGGCTCAAGCTGTACCCATATTTTTAGCAAATAGCTATCCATCCAGGCATAAACCTCTCGTTAATTGGTTGGCTAATAGATGATTCACCCATTCAATAGGTGCTAGATTTGATTCTCATTGCTCTGTTTTGTTTTTGCTGATTATTCTCTTATGTTCgtaattttttttgtacagTGTAAATTTTGAATTCCCACATCAAAATCCTAGGCCTGCCTCTGCTGATCACGCACACATTGCTCTGCTATTCCCATGAGTTCGCGGCTCGCTCATGGAGCTCATTTGTTGCGGTCCATTGGACCGATCGGCCCATAACCTTTCGATTGATAAACTCCACGTGGGTCACGGCCATTAAGCCCATTAATTATCTTATTACTCGTCTCCCACTCTCTCTTCCCCAAAATCTTTGCATTTTTCGATCGACTTCTTCCTCGAGGTTAGTTTCTAGCAGCTTCTCGAAGCTTCCCTCCAGTTCTGCATCCCGGTCGCTTGGCACCACCCAAGGCATGGGCATGGTTGTGTTCTTGGCTATTGTGCGGATGCGCGCGATGTAAGAGTGGGTGGTGCGTCCTCAAGCGCGCGCGCTCGcccacaaggtgttcgaccaaACGCCGCAAtggccttcttttttttttttccatttccacTTTGTTCCTCTTTATGACGGCTATAGACGCCTGGTTTTAATCACAGGATGGGATCGATGCGAATGTGCGAGTTCGTGGCAGATGGGCAGTTGCTATGAAGGAGGCAGTATCAGGTAGTATTAGCATactgtgtcaaaaaaaaaaaaaaggtagtatTAGCATACACAATCGCTATCTTTTCCAAAATCCaagtagaaaaaggaaaaaaaacacacaaaatctatatctatatttacattgtgaagcctctgctgctgctactaatGCTACTCATTGCTCTGTAGAAATCGGTGATCACGGAGTTTATGCACGCTGGTTTGTCCTCCAGAGGGATCGATCACCTTGTACAATGGTATGcctttcttgttctttttacctgctatttttttctcttctgtaCATACATACTCTCATGTTGTTGCATTTAACCATTTACATAATTGAGCCTTTTTTTGGTCTTTGCTCCTGTATGTCCCTTCAGAAAGGGATCCATGCCTGTACATATTTGCAACAAGGAGAATTTAATTATGGTGCTAATGGTGGTGGATACAAATAAATGGCTGTGGCCAAGATTGATGGCGTGGTTCTGACCTTGATTAATCCGGTTTCAGTCCCGCAGAAAATAATGTCATTTGCGGTGAACATGCTCGTGATCTTGCTCCCTGCAGATAGCCTCCCTACTTTCTGCTGATTCTCTCTCAACCATATCTGTCAAAAATACAGAAGCAGAAGCATTGTCAGGTTGGCTGGCTTCTGTAATTTTCCAACTATGTAACCTCAAGGCAAAGGTGGTGCCTTTAATAGGGAcaaccaaaatttcaaaataaatttagatgaCCTGAATGATACTAGGGCTTTTGTCGCAGTTCAGGTAGATGAAGTCCTCCACCACTGCCATTGCCTCTACATTTGTTCCCTTTGATATCGCCATCGTCATTGTAGGTTTGCATCGCTTCTTCCAGTCCTGTTTTACCgatatttataacttttttttctcaaatcctTGTAATCTGATTTTTTTCACAGGTTCAAGTTTGATCCTTACCTTTATGGTGGATCCTTCCACTTGAGTACCAGCACAGTACATCCAATCTTTATATACTACAATGGAACTAATGGGTTGTTTCCTAATTCGCCAGCTTCTTGTAGGTGCTCTTATCTCGATTTTTGACCCCACTGCTACGTCTAATTcctgtggattttttttttgtttcagataCAGTAGCATGTTCCTAGATATGGTGCTACTACTGCTATCATACCAACAGTACTAACCTGTATACTCAAGTCTGTGCAACCAAGATAAGCTTTGCCATGAGCCACAGCTAGAGATTTGACATGCTTGCTCTTGTAAAATGTCTGGGTGCTTCTTGATGAGTAAGAGAACTGCCGAGGTAACATGAATTCTATTATAAATGTTATTTTATACATTTCAAATGTTGGGCAATCACCAAGAACATTTAAAGCAAATTGCATACCTTAAGAACGTTGTTCGGTGTAAGCACAATGATTTTGTCATTGTAAATTTCAAATTGCTCCACAGCTTCTCTTATTTGAATTATCTCTACACATTCGAGCTTGCGTTGCGCCATTTTCCATACCTGCAAAGAGCCTATCATTAGCTATTAACTTATTACAGTTACTTCTTTGTGGTTGAAAACTGGTCCGCCCGTTTCTTACTCTAATTGACTTGTCAGCTGACCCGCTCAAGAGATTTTCTCCAGTGTCTGATAGTGCAAAACATGTAACTGCTCTCTTGTGCTCTTTAACCTCTCTTATGACTACTGCTCTTTGGCCTTTTATATCCCATGCCTGTAGAGGATCACTTGAGAATCAGGAATTGTAATTATGCAAGTACATCTTTCATGAACTGAAGAAATACcccttttttttgcattttgctGCCCAACCAACTATTGCTATGTTAAAATATGTGTGCTTATGTTGTGGATTTACGAGTGATTACTGATTAGAAACTCTAATGCACATACACATGCCATGTATCATTACCCTGATGGTGCCACTAGAATAACCAACAAAGAGCTGCCCTCCGAAGAATATTATAGCGGTTGCTGCTCCATTGCCAGGTTGACCGATTTCCAATATCTGTGTATGAACACATGATACACGCTGCACTGACAACTTCAGATAATTAGATTTCGTGTAAAATGATGTTCCAAAAGTAAGGACCCTGTGCAAGTGATAATTATAATCTTAAATGAACTGGTATActtttgtatttcttttttctattacttaACTAAGTTTAGAAGATGTTCATTGTGTTTAAGGGAGAACATGAATGGCCAAGATTTCACATTATTTGTGGTTCagaaaggaagagaaaagaaaagtggAAAGGAGTTAGATTTGAACAATACTCACTGGCTTGCTGGGAAGATAATAATCTGTAACTTGAAGCAACTCTTCAGCCATCCATGTGAATGATGACAGCCTCCTTAGAGATTCTCGTGAACCCTCTGACAAGCCCATCAACTTCTGCTTCCCTGCAGGTACCAAAAAACATTTTTGTaaaaagaattatatatttCTTTGATTATCCTTTTGCGACACGTTTGTAAAATTGGTCTTGACATTCTAAAATATTCATGGTTTTAGTTGGTCAGTTCTCGACCAAACCACTGAACTCGATGGCTATAACTTGGCAGTAATGGAATCTTCTTTACCTTTTCCAGAGGTGTAAGTGTAGAGAGACATGCATGCTAGAAGTCTTTCATCAAGCTCAAACCCTGGGTGCAAGTGTCTGGCTATGTCATGTAACAAGATCTCGCAAGCAGAATATCTCATGTTATTTTCACCGAGAGCAGCCAGCTCGCTTCCAAGCCATGCAGCACAAACAAGGCAATCATGCGAGGTTCCCTTCGCCTTGCTTTGTATTCCTTTGGCCAAAGCACGGAGAACTGGTACTCCTGTTCTGATAATTGTCCGTGCAGATTTACTGCTCCATGGACCTATTTCTGTGTCCTGCATCATATTTTACTCTGGAGTGTTAACTACGGTTAAGATAATTATCTTGTCCAAATTAGATAGTGTTTTCATACTTCACCTGCAGGCAAGGATCAACCCAGTCGATATTTCTGATCATATTTCTGTGAGATGTTGATGTGAGTCCTGCTTTCTTTGCGAGCCATGCAGCAGTATATGATTCCCCTGACCAGGAATAAGTTCCTCCTAGATTACAAAGGAAAGATGCTGCTAATGCCTGAACGGTGCAGTTTTCTTGGGATGATAGGGAATCCAACAGGACTTCCATTGCTTCATCCCTGAATACACTTTTACCATCTGGTTTGTCCTACAGGAGCAGatcattttttagataatgtgaGATCATTCCTTTATCTAAAATGATAATGTGAGATCACTGCAATGCTGTGTTTGTTGAACTGTTGCTAGTATGTATTCATAGGAATGGTTAATAATCAGTGCTTTCATTTTATTCGAGGTGATATTTATAGTTGTCCTAATGAGCTGCAGACAATCTGGTTGTATTTGCAGGGCTCTAAATGAAAATTCTTCAGAGGAGTACCAGGGACAGTAGACATACCAGCATATCCAATTGGAGAAGAAGATTAGCTGCTAAAACCCTGTGTTCAGGTTCAGTTTGATGGAGGCAGGCCATCAATGTATGCATAATGGCAATGCCTCCTAGCTTCTTTATTTCTTGCAGCAGGGAGTTCGCTGCAGACCTGAAGGTTCACACAATTCAACAAGCTATTCGGAATTAACAAAATGGACCTTTTCAAGTTATGGAATGTACCGAGGAATTTGAAGAATCTCATGGAAGTATTCAAGAGCGGCACACTTGGCACGGTGTTCTTTTCGTCTTACAAGGTGAAGGAACGGTTCCACTGGAGTAGCCTGTGACAAGAACTTCTTGCAGTTTCCATTAAGCCGTACACACCTGACGAGAATAGCTGCCAGGGCCACACCTTCTTCCAAGTTGTTATTCTTTGCAACATCAACAAGCTTAGATAGAATATGAGGAGAGCTGATGGCACCCAAGTGGACGTTGTTTGTTACATAGTCGAATGCTGTCACCAAGATCTCAATGAGTGCTATTGATGCTGATGTCGGGGTCAATGGAAGCACCGCAGGCCACTTTTTGGTGTCTGAATTACAAGCAACATGTAGAAGTGAAGGTAACAACTCTAAGTTTTTGATCTGTAAAGGTGAAGGATCCAACAAGTATATCAAAATGGCTGCCTCATGCACATCTCTCTTCAATGCACTGGCTAGATTGGATAAATGGAACTCCTTTCTCTTGATGCCTCTCATTGCATTCCTATCTTCAGATAGCATAAGCAGGAGAACATAAACTGATGCCCTGATCACTTTATCCTTTTTAGATGTCGAAATGCTGTCAAGAAGTTGGTCGAGGATGTCTTGCCGTGCTGATGATTTGTATCTCACCTCAGAAGAACTATTCAGCAAGTGCCATATGGTTGTAACTTCCGAACCTGCATCCAGGTAGCTCTCTAGCCCATCTGAAACCAGTAATTTCGACACCGCCTTCTCAAACCTCTCAAGAAAGTCTACCTGGCTTTCCTTCCCCCAGCGTGAGCTGACATCGCTCCACTCATCACTCTGTGAGAAAGCCTTGAATTTCCTGCTCATGCTTCCTCGGGAGACTATGTCAGATAGAGCACTTCTCTTCATAAATTTGGTTGAGAAGTTGCTGAAGCATCTGAGATCATGCTTTGGCGTGCATTGTGGAAACATGCCATCCTTGTTGAAATAGTTGGATGTTGAGTATGAGTCTGCTTTATTTACATTTAGGACTGAATTCGATAGACTATTCGCTGAGCACTGCGATCTGCTCGATTGTAGGTCGTTTTGTTTCATATCACAGTCATCAACTTGGTAGAGTGGAGATTCAGGAGTGTAAATCATTGCATTTTCAGGAGAAGTGCACCATGTCAGATTCTTATTCTGAATTGATCTAACAAATAtaccgaagaaaaaaaaagttaggacaATATGGGAAACAGTAGATCAGATGGTGTCGGATATAGTACCTTCCATGGAGTTTAGTTGACAAGAAAACTGTATCAATAGGCATAACCTTTGCTGACCTCCCTTTGTCATGTGAAACCTCCTACGTTAGATGAATTAAATGTCAAAAACTCAAAGGCTCTTCCAGCGTACATTAATTTTGATATTAAAGGTATGCTTTATCCCCCATGCATTATTGTTGCAAACTGCATAGTCTGAGTAGTCTCTatttacaaactttaggtgAGGGTTTCAGTTAAATTTgctgaaaataaaagaagaggtaTGATTATCATTTTCCTACATAGTCCTGGATCAACTAAAACTTTTGGACTTCCAAATTGTGTTATGACAATTTGCAAAATTTTCAACAGTTTTAGAATTTGAACATGTATTACCTCGTTGTCACTTTCTTCACTAGAATCAAGGTGTGAGTAGAAGGAAACAGGTGAATCTGACTGGTATTCCTCAAGCATTTCATGTAGGCACCTGCTGTCAGAGCTCCCCTTGGTATCTTCTTGAAGGTCTGGATCCTCACAGTTGAGAAAATCCTTCAGCTCAGCGAAGCTATCATGATCGCCACAGTTGGAGTCGAAGGCTCTGCACTTTCCTTCTTGATCAATTGAGTGGATTGTCCCATCCTGTGCAAATGACAAATTCACTTGAGCTCCCAAATGCAGGTCTGAATTCCTCTGTAATAGTAGATTGCATCATATAAACACTTGTACAGAAAGCATAACAACTTACCTCTGAAAACTCCGGCCATTTCGGAATGACAGAGCTCACAGATCTTCCAAACTGAATGCACCTGTTCATGGATGAATGTATATATCCTCAGACAATGGAACAATGtacccttttttattttctctatacCTACAGATAGTAGCAGCAACTAGCAAAGCACTACTTGGGAATCAACTGCACTGAAGCTTTCATCAATTCATCTACTGGTTATTGAACTATATAGAGCTGTAGCACTCAAGATGATCTCTCTAGGTGGTGTTAAATTTTGCAGGCATGCAGCTGTGGGTCAGGATGGTTTAGTGTGCATGCTTGTCACAAGCTGCTAGTGGAGAATCTTTGTCCCCAGCTTTGCTTCAAGAATTGGTCAGGGATTTGGGGATTGCATTTGGCAAAAAAGGTGTTTCAGTTCCTTTTTTGAATCCCTTTTGGAAAAGATAAGAGTGCTGATCTCCCTCTTTTTGCCACATCACAGAGAAAAAATGGTAGAAAGTGCAGATTTGTGCCCATGACCTGCATAAATGTGCTCCGGTGGGTTCTACAGGGAAAGAAAGCTCAAGGCAAAGGGAATGTGAGAGAAGCTCAGAGCATCCTTTTCACAAATCACAAGGTGGTGTCCTACatcaaaatcactcaaattgcAAGGTATTCATCTTGTATTTTGCAAGAATTTAATGTTGATTTGTTCCAATGGCTTGCAATCCCGGAACACCATGGAGTGATGGAGGTATGCAACTTATACTATCACAATTAAACACCAAAAGATTTGCAACCCTCATTTATCTTCcaaaaaaattggaaaatgcaaaagaaatagggaaaaaagagaaattagCAATTGAAAGGAGAAGGGAGAAAAGTTGAAAGGGACAATTGACAAAAAGGCATTCAAATCCCAATACCAAAAATCTtttccaagaaaaataaaaattgtactAGCATTACTTGGCCACATCATAGCTCTACTATCAACAAAAAGTTTCCCCTTTTCACTTTTTAGCCTCTTCAGCATGCAGTACCGTCAGCGTATGTATATACAATACGTACGTACACCGGCTAGGTGTACACGCAGTACGCACGAATGGTATACGTATGCCAGTTACCGTTATAACTGCCGCGGTAAATAAAAAATTTCCCTCGTCTGCGATGAactcacccgccgccgccgccgccgctcgccggcgcgccggcgaCCACCTTGTAGTAGATGAGCCAGTCCTTgtaccgcctcgccgcccgccgcgccgcgtcgtcctcgctggcgccgccggcgcgcgccaGCACGGCGCCGTCGAACAGCCCGTCCCAgagcgcgcgcggcgcgaggcctccgccggcgccggcgccggccaccgcggcgggGAACACGACGACGGCCTGgaggaagtgcatggccatctGCCACGCGTCCCCCTGCGCCGCGCGCACCAGGGCGAGGTAGAAGTAGGCGCACGCCGCGACGCGCCGGTTGTCCAGCCCGCCcgtctccccctcctccggcagCAGCGCCGGCCCCTgcagcgccgcctccacgccgtcgAGCCCGcccgcgtcggcgccggcggtgagcgCGTCCGCGGCgtggcggagcgcggcgaggacgtcgccgtcgccgtcgtcgtgcgcggcgccgccggcgccgggaggGTCGAGCAAGGCCAGGCagcgggcgcgcgcggcgaggagcgcgtcacggtcggcgaggagggcgcGGATGTGGTGGTGGAGGAAGGCGATGAGGGAGCAGATGGAGGAGTGCGGCGGCACCGCcattgccgtcgtcgccgtcggcatcGCGACGCCCGGCGCCGAGCGTTTTTCTTGTTCCTTGCTAGTGCATATGAGCGATGAGCAATGCCCTCTCTCTTGACGACTCCTCCCTTTGCTGCAGGTGAGAGGAGATTAGTTTAGTTACTAGTGTACATGCATGTGTGAGCTTGAGCTGAgctgagtgagtgagtgagggAGTGAGTGATACGCAGCTCTTCTAAATGTGAGGTAAGAAATATTGTCCTTGCACGAGGCAATCTTGTTAGGTATGGGAAAGCTGCTGGTCCTTTCTCTGGGTCCTGTGGATAAGCTAAGATTGCAGCAGAGATTGatacaagaatttttttttattttccaaccTAGCTTCATGTGAATTTAACTGTTTATTGTGAATATGTAGTTCTGCCATGTAACGAGGATCAATtcaatggtactccctccatatgcttttgatagtcatatttcattttGGCACACAGATCAAGAATAAgtaattttacttatcatccatttaaacatgttactagtcattcctcataaacaaacgattcattaatatttacatttctctaTGCCTATGTAGCTAATTTTGTGTGAAAGAATAGAGAGTTGCGCATTAAATctaagaaagtcattaagatgataggttgttggattgaaatatgcctatcaaaaataaatttttcagatttgaaaataaaactaatggagagagtatattccAAGCAGAGGTGGGCCAAAAAAGATATAGAAAAGGCAAATCTAACTAGTTATTACCTATAAAAGAACGCGGCGATCAATGACAACACTAAAAATTGTGGTCctttaaaaattttggtaacttaaGATCTACCTAGAGATACTAAGTTTTATACTATAAAATATGATATCTTCTGATACTTCTTAAGTACTTAAAATTACCCCAAAATTGAATTGGGTGATTGCTGATGAGCCAGCTAGGATGCGCGGTCACTAAAGGTCGTCGGGTATTGGATCTGTCACTGATTCCAAGCACCCCCTTGTTACTTGCTCTATTGGATTGTTCTCATGTGAATTGAACCAGTGGTGCACTAGTGAGTAGTAAAGAGTTTGAGGGGGAACATATCTTGATCAACTAGTTCAGAGATGTGGGGTTAACTCAACTTAGCTGGAGGCTCGGTAACTGCAGTGTCATCACGCACTTTGGCATTGCATAGGTTCAGTTCTGAAACGGACACTAATCCGTAAAATACATTTTCTTTCTATACTGAAAATCATGCGGTGAAAGGACATGTAGTCTAGTGGTTGTAGTGACTTGAgtagcgaatttcagattgaatTATTTaagggctaagttcctaatttaaaaaaagGCCAcgtatatccggttggatataaaggccgagtaaaaaaaaagcatgtgcAAGGTGTACGATTTATCAGGGTcgttaaaaaaatagaggaccCAAAGGACACATCAGGTCAGAAGACTATAACTAAGGGGAAGTAGATTAGAACTAGATATGCAATCTCATCGTGACCGTCTGTCAGTTTTCTGCTGTCCTATTAGTCATTATATACATTATatacattattatttttgttcgTGATTGATGGTCAAGTTTCAGGATGCCATTATATACATTTTTGTATTAGGGCCTCCGATCCAATTCCTAGCGATGACCCTACGTGAAACATTTCTAATACACCCATTTACATAGGGATAGATCCGAGGCCCAGCAAGCACAACAGGCAGTTGCTCGGACTCATCGACGACAGATCACACCATTAGGATAGCTAATATTTCTATTGTTCAATAACATCGAAAATCTTTAATTTATATGCATCTACACCCTTCAGGCTTTAGAAGATTTCAAGATCCGCCACTACATTTACATACGCCCACGTGTTATGAACTGACTATGAATGTCCGCGTGACGATCGTAAAAACGTCACGCAGGTAGcacagtgtgtgtgtgtgtgttagttAAAACTTGAGAACACAGACACGCATGAGCATGAGCATCGATGTCATGGCGATTATGCCGGTGGGTAAGCCATGGGATGCCCATCAGCTGTGCTGTACAGTAGGTTGCTGCCATGGCGTGTCTGGTTGAGACATGGCCCTCCATCACTCGTACCCTAGTACTCCGTAGCTTATTACTGCACGTCCTGCCAAAGCAATCATGGAGATGCA contains these protein-coding regions:
- the LOC127773654 gene encoding putative E3 ubiquitin-protein ligase LIN-1, coding for MPTATTAMAVPPHSSICSLIAFLHHHIRALLADRDALLAARARCLALLDPPGAGGAAHDDGDGDVLAALRHAADALTAGADAGGLDGVEAALQGPALLPEEGETGGLDNRRVAACAYFYLALVRAAQGDAWQMAMHFLQAVVVFPAAVAGAGAGGGLAPRALWDGLFDGAVLARAGGASEDDAARRAARRYKDWLIYYKVVAGAPASGGGGGGCIQFGRSVSSVIPKWPEFSEDGTIHSIDQEGKCRAFDSNCGDHDSFAELKDFLNCEDPDLQEDTKGSSDSRCLHEMLEEYQSDSPVSFYSHLDSSEESDNEEVSHDKGRSAKVMPIDTVFLSTKLHGRSIQNKNLTWCTSPENAMIYTPESPLYQVDDCDMKQNDLQSSRSQCSANSLSNSVLNVNKADSYSTSNYFNKDGMFPQCTPKHDLRCFSNFSTKFMKRSALSDIVSRGSMSRKFKAFSQSDEWSDVSSRWGKESQVDFLERFEKAVSKLLVSDGLESYLDAGSEVTTIWHLLNSSSEVRYKSSARQDILDQLLDSISTSKKDKVIRASVYVLLLMLSEDRNAMRGIKRKEFHLSNLASALKRDVHEAAILIYLLDPSPLQIKNLELLPSLLHVACNSDTKKWPAVLPLTPTSASIALIEILVTAFDYVTNNVHLGAISSPHILSKLVDVAKNNNLEEGVALAAILVRCVRLNGNCKKFLSQATPVEPFLHLVRRKEHRAKCAALEYFHEILQIPRSAANSLLQEIKKLGGIAIMHTLMACLHQTEPEHRVLAANLLLQLDMLDKPDGKSVFRDEAMEVLLDSLSSQENCTVQALAASFLCNLGGTYSWSGESYTAAWLAKKAGLTSTSHRNMIRNIDWVDPCLQDTEIGPWSSKSARTIIRTGVPVLRALAKGIQSKAKGTSHDCLVCAAWLGSELAALGENNMRYSACEILLHDIARHLHPGFELDERLLACMSLYTYTSGKGKQKLMGLSEGSRESLRRLSSFTWMAEELLQVTDYYLPSKPRVSCVHTQILEIGQPGNGAATAIIFFGGQLFVGYSSGTIRAWDIKGQRAVVIREVKEHKRAVTCFALSDTGENLLSGSADKSIRVWKMAQRKLECVEIIQIREAVEQFEIYNDKIIVLTPNNVLKFSYSSRSTQTFYKSKHVKSLAVAHGKAYLGCTDLSIQELDVAVGSKIEIRAPTRSWRIRKQPISSIVVYKDWMYCAGTQVEGSTIKDWKKRCKPTMTMAISKGTNVEAMAVVEDFIYLNCDKSPSIIQIWLRENQQKVGRLSAGSKITSMFTANDIIFCGTETGLIKAWIPF